Proteins encoded in a region of the Triticum dicoccoides isolate Atlit2015 ecotype Zavitan chromosome 3A, WEW_v2.0, whole genome shotgun sequence genome:
- the LOC119272506 gene encoding receptor-like protein kinase HSL1, whose protein sequence is MVTVPSLLLLLLLPCCLLHRAAAHEGQLLIRIKGVWGNPPVLAAWNRSSDHCTWPYVTCDASSGRVTSLSLANAGVAGPFPDAIGGLSSLTSLNLSNNHITGAFPTSVYRCTSLRHLDLSLTCLHGELPADIGNGVPLLQTMNLLGNQISGEIPRSVAKLRLLMHLDLSKNQLAGEIPAELGAMRLKLGSLNLSSNQLDDQVPAGLAIATYDRSFLDNPGLCHAGLGPGYLTGVPSCAAGTQAASSSGGVSPAFRTGLLVAVGALLVLIVALVFFLHDIRKRKQAAQDGGWKMTSFQTNLGFGEADILRAITGENFVGSGRSGCVYRVALPTYNGKDSVVAVKRIRSAGKVEERLEREFESEVGILGGIRHKNIVRLMCCLSHADSADKLLVYDYMDNGSLDGWLHRRALPHGVGHSASSDEGYLDWPTRIRVAVGAAQGLCYMHHECYPPIIHWNVKTSNILLDSEFRTKVADFRVATMLMQAGKPDTMSAVARSFGYIAPECGNTTSVTEKVDVYSFGVVLLELTTGRAAHDRGEDGSLAEWARHRHEPGGSIDGATDSRIRNAGFSEEIEFVFRLGVMCTSASPSSRPTMKYVLQKLLRCSEQTHKKGKVTPLLQTLREYTSDFDSTV, encoded by the exons ATGGTAACCGTACCatccctcctgctcctcctcctcctcccctgctgCCTCCTGCACCGCGCGGCCGCCCATGAGGGGCAGCTTCTCATCCGGATCAAGGGCGTGTGGGGCAACCCGCCCGTGCTGGCGGCATGGAACAGATCCAGCGACCACTGCACCTGGCCCTACGTGACCTGCGACGCTTCCTCCGGGCGGGTCACGAGCCTCTCCCTCGCCAACGCCGGTGTCGCTGGCCCGTTCCCGGACGCCATCGGCGGCCTCTCCAGCCTCACCAGCCTCAACCTCTCCAACAACCACATCACCGGCGCCTTCCCGACCAGCGTCTACCGGTGCACTTCGCTCCGGCACCTCGATTTGTCACTTACCTGCCTCCACGGCGAGCTCCCCGCCGACATCGGCAACGGCGTGCCGCTGCTGCAGACGATGAACTTGTTAGGTAACCAGATCTCTGGCGAGATCCCGAGGAGCGTAGCCAAGCTCCGCTTGCTGATGCACTTGGACCTGAGCAAGAATCAGCTCGCCGGCGAGATACCGGCTGAATTGGGCGCCATGCGG CTAAAGCTCGGCTCGCTCAACCTGTCATCCAACCAGCTCGACGACCAAGTACCGGCAGGACTCGCCATCGCCACTTACGACCGCAGCTTCCTCGACAACCCCGGCCTCTGCCATGCCGGTTTGGGGCCAGGCTATCTCACTGGCGTGCCCTCCTGTGCTGCGGGAACACAAGCCGCCTCCTCCTCTGGGGGCGTCTCGCCGGCGTTCCGCACTGGCCTCCTAGTCGCTGTCGGCGCGCTCCTTGTGCTCATCGTTGCCTTAGTCTTCTTCCTCCACGACATCAGGAAAAGGAAGCAAGCGGCACAGGACGGTGGCTGGAAGATGACGTCTTTCCAGACCAATCTGGGCTTCGGGGAGGCAGACATACTCCGGGCGATTACCGGTGAGAATTTCGTCGGCAGCGGCAGGTCGGGATGCGTGTACCGCGTCGCGTTACCCACGTACAACGGCAAGGACAGCGTCGTTGCCGTGAAAAGAATAAGGAGCGCTGGGAAGGTGGAAGAGAGGCTGGAGCGCGAGTTCGAGTCGGAGGTCGGCATCCTCGGCGGCATCCGGCACAAGAACATCGTCAGGCTCATGTGCTGCCTCtcgcacgccgactccgccgacAAGCTCCTCGTGTACGACTACATGGACAATGGCAGCCTCGACGGGTGGCTCCACAGGCGCGCTCTCCCCCACGGCGTCGGGCATTCCGCGTCGTCCGATGAGGGTTATTTGGACTGGCCCACGAGGATCAGAGTCGCCGTGGGCGCCGCGCAGGGGCTCTGCTACATGCACCACGAGTGCTACCCGCCCATCATtcactggaacgtcaagaccagcAACATCTTGCTGGACTCCGAGTTCCGAACCAAGGTCGCAGACTTCAGGGTGGCCACGATGCTGATGCAGGCCGGCAAGCCCGacac catgtccGCCGTTGCCAGGTCGTTTGGCTACATAGCTCCAG AGTGCGGTAACACGACGAGTGTGACGGAGAAGGTGGACGTGTACAGCTTCGGCGTGGTGCTCCTGGAGCTCACCACCGGGCGGGCGGCCCACGACCGCGGCGAGGACGGGTCCCTGGCGGAGTGGGCGCGGCACCGGCACGAGCCAGGAGGAAGCATCGACGGAGCCACAGATAGTCGCATCAGAAACGCGGGGTTCTCGGAGGAGATCGAATTCGTGTTCAGGCTAGGCGTGATGTGCACCAGCGCGTCTCCGTCGTCGCGGCCGACCATGAAGTACGTGCTGCAGAAGCTGCTCAGGTGctccgagcagacgcacaagaagGGCAAGGTGACTCCGCTCTTGCAGACGCTCCGGGAGTACACGAGTGACTTCGACAGCACTGTCTGA